One Nocardia iowensis DNA window includes the following coding sequences:
- a CDS encoding AraC family transcriptional regulator, whose product MGAVDFGREPDVAWDFAGAAGPAPRGAAIIGYRDVGGTGLDLRVAGAAAITAVIGFGDRELIVDDAVGRRSLGGFVAGLPIEAMRVRSERAECIEVRLSPIQAYSLLGVSPTDLGRGVVALEDLWGLRARRLREQPASTRTWDERFALTKSFLAQCDRPMRTPDPEVLAGWHRILSSRGQVKIGELAESLGWSHKRLWARFESQIGLTPKRAAMLVRFRHAVDGLLAGRPAADVAIACGYTDQAHLCRDVSMFADHTPGALTAHYLPDIARHRYRAWGRFFQDRTGPVG is encoded by the coding sequence GTGGGAGCTGTGGACTTCGGCCGCGAGCCTGATGTGGCTTGGGATTTCGCAGGTGCGGCGGGGCCCGCGCCGCGGGGTGCCGCGATCATCGGTTACCGCGATGTGGGTGGCACCGGGTTGGATCTTCGGGTTGCCGGGGCAGCGGCGATCACCGCGGTGATCGGCTTCGGGGATCGCGAGCTGATCGTCGACGATGCTGTCGGGCGGCGGTCCCTCGGCGGCTTCGTTGCCGGGCTTCCCATCGAGGCCATGCGCGTTCGTAGCGAGCGGGCAGAATGCATCGAGGTTCGCTTGTCGCCGATCCAGGCGTATTCGCTATTGGGTGTTTCCCCAACGGATTTGGGCCGTGGCGTTGTCGCTCTGGAGGACCTGTGGGGATTGCGCGCTCGGCGACTGCGTGAGCAACCCGCGTCCACCCGGACCTGGGACGAGCGTTTCGCATTGACGAAATCGTTTCTGGCACAGTGCGACAGGCCGATGCGGACGCCCGACCCGGAGGTGCTCGCCGGCTGGCATCGCATACTCAGCTCCCGTGGCCAGGTGAAGATCGGTGAGCTCGCCGAATCCCTCGGCTGGAGCCATAAACGGCTGTGGGCGCGCTTCGAGTCCCAGATCGGCCTGACACCCAAGCGGGCTGCGATGCTGGTCCGATTCCGGCACGCGGTCGACGGTCTGCTGGCGGGTCGGCCCGCTGCCGATGTCGCGATCGCCTGCGGGTACACCGATCAAGCTCATCTGTGCCGAGACGTGTCGATGTTCGCGGACCACACGCCGGGGGCACTGACGGCGCACTATTTGCCCGACATCGCCCGGCACCGGTACCGGGCGTGGGGAAGATTTTTCCAAGACCGTACGGGACCGGTCGGTTGA
- a CDS encoding GntR family transcriptional regulator: protein MTRTAPASTSSEKQMLTEQIYTHLRNAIMRGDYAPGDALKPQDLAKEQGVSLAVVREALVRVVGEGLADRLPNRGFAVPAYSARRWQEIAEARRTVEPVLLRMSIERGDVEWEARVRAAHHRLARTPAFVPGEGEYYSDAWSEAHRVFHRTLLEGCGNPFLLETFDRMWTASELARRWSAVRNPDRDGADEHRRLEEAALARDADTAAETLTRHLTLTAAALADRVPHEPAREA, encoded by the coding sequence ATGACCCGGACGGCCCCCGCCTCGACCTCGTCGGAGAAGCAGATGCTCACCGAGCAGATCTACACACATCTGAGGAACGCGATCATGCGCGGCGACTACGCCCCCGGTGACGCGCTCAAGCCCCAGGACCTCGCGAAGGAACAGGGCGTGAGCTTGGCCGTCGTACGCGAGGCGCTGGTGCGCGTGGTCGGCGAGGGCTTGGCCGACCGGCTGCCCAACCGCGGCTTCGCCGTTCCGGCTTATTCCGCTCGCCGCTGGCAGGAGATCGCGGAGGCGCGCCGGACCGTCGAACCGGTCCTGCTGCGCATGTCGATCGAGCGCGGTGACGTCGAATGGGAGGCCCGGGTACGAGCGGCCCACCACCGGCTGGCCCGCACCCCGGCGTTCGTGCCGGGGGAGGGCGAGTACTACAGCGACGCATGGTCCGAGGCGCACCGTGTCTTCCACCGCACCCTGCTGGAGGGCTGTGGCAACCCGTTCCTGCTGGAGACCTTCGACCGGATGTGGACCGCGAGCGAGCTGGCGCGCCGCTGGTCGGCAGTCCGCAATCCCGACCGGGACGGTGCCGACGAGCACCGCAGGCTGGAGGAGGCCGCGCTGGCTCGCGACGCCGATACCGCGGCGGAGACCTTGACTCGGCACCTCACCCTGACGGCGGCCGCACTGGCCGACCGGGTTCCGCACGAACCCGCGCGAGAAGCCTGA
- a CDS encoding TetR/AcrR family transcriptional regulator: protein MSQTAVERGREAREKLLAAAAELIPELGWGAVSTRAIAARAGVTVGVVHYHFPSVQALLRQAVVGVLRDLLSGVEPIVAQADSTEAVIAAMLGPLAETDADDPASLLFIEACLASARDEELRAQLAAAAAEFRAIITRWLDQAGHPYTDDTASVLAAAMDGVLLHRLLNPRLHPAAAVPVLARLIDGPSASATDA from the coding sequence ATGTCGCAAACCGCGGTGGAGCGAGGTCGCGAAGCGCGCGAGAAGCTGCTGGCCGCCGCGGCCGAGCTCATTCCTGAGCTCGGCTGGGGTGCGGTCAGTACCCGGGCGATCGCTGCTCGCGCGGGGGTCACCGTCGGCGTGGTGCACTACCATTTCCCGTCCGTGCAAGCGCTGCTGCGCCAGGCTGTCGTCGGTGTGCTGCGTGATCTGCTCAGCGGGGTGGAACCCATTGTGGCGCAAGCCGACTCGACGGAGGCGGTGATCGCGGCGATGCTCGGCCCGCTGGCCGAGACCGACGCGGACGATCCCGCATCGCTGTTGTTCATCGAGGCATGTCTGGCCTCGGCGCGCGATGAAGAGCTACGTGCGCAACTCGCCGCCGCGGCCGCCGAGTTCCGCGCCATCATTACCCGCTGGCTCGACCAGGCGGGCCACCCATACACCGACGACACCGCGTCCGTGCTCGCGGCGGCCATGGACGGTGTACTGCTGCACCGGCTACTGAACCCGCGCCTCCATCCGGCCGCCGCGGTGCCGGTGCTGGCGAGGCTGATCGATGGACCGTCCGCGAGCGCAACCGATGCCTGA
- a CDS encoding VOC family protein: MLADSNAFSGFSVDDIDAAEKFYAETLGIRVSAENGMLNLHLGGGGTVLVYPKPDHTPASFTILNFPVADIEAAVDELTKRDVRFEHYEFAEQDEKGIHRGGGPLIAWFTDPAGNVLSVLQQ; the protein is encoded by the coding sequence ATGCTCGCCGACAGCAACGCATTCAGTGGATTCTCGGTAGACGACATCGACGCAGCCGAGAAGTTCTACGCCGAGACCCTTGGCATCCGGGTCTCAGCGGAGAACGGGATGCTCAACCTGCACCTCGGTGGCGGGGGAACGGTCCTGGTGTATCCGAAACCGGATCACACCCCCGCGTCCTTCACCATCTTGAACTTCCCGGTCGCCGACATCGAGGCGGCCGTCGACGAACTCACCAAACGCGATGTGCGTTTCGAGCACTACGAATTCGCCGAACAGGACGAGAAAGGCATCCACCGCGGCGGCGGTCCCCTGATCGCCTGGTTCACCGACCCCGCGGGGAACGTCCTGTCCGTCTTGCAGCAGTAA
- a CDS encoding DUF1361 domain-containing protein, whose amino-acid sequence MDVLDRVGPGLLDVVRRDFMWLSWNTLLAWVPVVLALLVFRMRRGDRRVSRSPVWWAGVALFVLFLPNAPYVVTDLVHLRDDIRFVGDGPVVTTVLPVYGAFIVSGFLAYYLALAELGRYLDYVGLTRWRTPVTLGLHLLCAVGVFLGRWTRLNSWEPVVQPRGTFERMLLALTWSWAPVLIMAMLLATAVGHFVTRAVVEAAVAGVRSIVAGMKRAAVTTTPDDVPAR is encoded by the coding sequence ATGGATGTACTCGATCGGGTGGGGCCGGGCCTGTTGGATGTGGTTCGGCGAGACTTCATGTGGCTGAGTTGGAACACGCTGTTGGCCTGGGTGCCGGTGGTGTTGGCGCTGTTGGTATTTCGGATGCGGCGCGGTGATCGAAGGGTATCCCGCTCACCGGTGTGGTGGGCGGGCGTCGCGCTGTTCGTGCTGTTCTTGCCCAATGCGCCGTACGTGGTCACCGATCTGGTGCATCTGCGCGACGACATTCGATTCGTCGGTGACGGTCCGGTGGTCACCACGGTGCTGCCTGTCTACGGGGCGTTCATCGTGTCCGGCTTCCTCGCGTACTACCTCGCGCTGGCCGAACTCGGGCGGTACCTCGACTACGTCGGTCTCACCAGGTGGCGCACGCCGGTCACGCTCGGTCTGCACTTGCTCTGTGCGGTGGGCGTTTTCCTCGGCCGCTGGACCCGCCTCAACAGCTGGGAGCCGGTGGTGCAACCGCGCGGGACCTTCGAGCGCATGCTGCTCGCGCTGACATGGTCGTGGGCACCCGTGCTCATCATGGCGATGTTACTGGCGACGGCCGTCGGACATTTCGTGACAAGAGCTGTAGTCGAAGCGGCGGTGGCCGGTGTACGTAGTATCGTGGCCGGTATGAAGCGCGCTGCTGTGACGACGACGCCGGACGATGTCCCGGCGCGCTGA
- a CDS encoding putative immunity protein, giving the protein MNAADGDPTIELSMDELREIARYAVACAEPALEIFERARPDDQRPRAAIDAARVFAEGGKRTKAIRDSAWAAQRAYQDARDSGQAAASDAARASVAAASAAFLHPLAKATQVLHILGPAAYTARAFELDDDDDPDIGVEYLERAKGLASPSVLSVLTRYPNAPGGRGRVGELMRNLDASLRQPPTDR; this is encoded by the coding sequence ATGAATGCGGCAGACGGGGATCCGACAATCGAACTCAGCATGGACGAGCTGCGCGAGATCGCGCGCTATGCCGTGGCCTGCGCGGAGCCCGCCTTGGAGATCTTCGAACGTGCACGTCCAGACGATCAGCGGCCACGAGCCGCGATCGACGCCGCGCGGGTGTTCGCGGAGGGAGGCAAGCGGACCAAGGCGATCCGGGACAGCGCGTGGGCGGCGCAGCGGGCGTATCAGGACGCACGCGATAGCGGACAGGCCGCGGCGAGCGATGCTGCGCGCGCGTCCGTTGCCGCGGCCAGTGCGGCGTTCCTGCACCCGCTGGCGAAAGCGACTCAGGTCTTGCACATCCTGGGACCGGCCGCCTATACGGCTCGCGCATTCGAGCTCGATGACGACGACGACCCCGACATCGGCGTCGAATACCTCGAAAGGGCAAAGGGTTTGGCCAGCCCATCCGTGTTGAGCGTCCTGACGCGTTACCCCAACGCGCCGGGTGGTCGCGGCCGGGTGGGAGAGCTGATGCGGAATCTCGACGCATCGTTACGACAGCCGCCGACCGATCGTTGA
- a CDS encoding cellulase family glycosylhydrolase, giving the protein MRRIMMTAMAATRGRGRRWVAGAAAAAIGCATLVTLPEPALAAPVAAPISRIQAEGTYLVDDHGRKVLLHGVNNVDKEAPYVEPGDGFTVTDEDAARLAGHGFNTVRLGVSFDGLMPTRGVIDTAYLDRIATTVDTLAARGIYTLLDNHQDGLSKIWGGNGFPEWSLRSRPGALEPNPGFPLYYLMPSMNRGWDEVWDNSNGVLDYLGQALAALAAKMNGRTGVLGIELMNEPWPGSPFLTCFPNGCPRFDAKYQAALQKLTDAVRARNADIPVFWEPNVTWNETMPSNLGKNPPITSNDIVFAPHDYCIPSQLAIYLGLPEQLRGLCPVQQDKTWGNIDSFTRRTGIPTLITEFGDGDATVLRNTLVRADERFIGWQYWHYASGFDPGGSKPDPFLGDIGRDLVRTYPRATAGTPGRLIFDPANGDFAYRYTPRALSVPTEIYVSDLHYPNGYEIRVEGGTVTSTPGARVVTVVGNASSAVTVYINRPGSKGATVPN; this is encoded by the coding sequence ATGCGCAGAATCATGATGACCGCGATGGCCGCGACGCGGGGGCGGGGGCGACGATGGGTGGCCGGCGCCGCTGCGGCCGCGATCGGATGTGCGACGCTGGTCACGCTGCCGGAACCGGCGCTGGCCGCCCCGGTGGCAGCGCCGATCAGCCGAATCCAGGCCGAAGGCACCTATCTCGTCGATGACCACGGCCGCAAGGTGCTGCTGCACGGAGTCAACAATGTCGACAAGGAAGCGCCCTACGTCGAACCCGGCGACGGCTTCACGGTGACCGACGAAGACGCGGCACGCCTTGCGGGGCACGGCTTCAACACCGTTCGGCTCGGCGTCAGCTTCGACGGTTTGATGCCGACCCGCGGTGTCATCGACACCGCCTACCTCGACCGCATCGCCACGACGGTCGACACGCTGGCGGCACGCGGCATCTACACCCTGCTCGACAACCACCAGGACGGATTGTCGAAGATATGGGGCGGCAACGGTTTTCCGGAATGGTCGCTGCGATCGCGGCCCGGCGCCCTGGAACCGAATCCCGGGTTCCCCCTGTACTACTTGATGCCCAGCATGAACCGGGGCTGGGATGAAGTGTGGGACAACAGCAATGGGGTGCTCGACTATCTCGGCCAGGCCTTGGCTGCACTGGCCGCCAAGATGAACGGACGCACCGGCGTGCTCGGCATCGAGCTGATGAACGAGCCGTGGCCGGGATCGCCGTTCCTCACCTGCTTCCCCAATGGGTGTCCGCGCTTCGACGCCAAATATCAAGCGGCGCTGCAAAAACTGACCGACGCGGTGCGCGCCCGCAACGCCGATATCCCGGTCTTCTGGGAACCGAATGTGACCTGGAACGAGACCATGCCGTCGAATCTGGGTAAGAATCCGCCGATCACCTCGAACGATATCGTCTTCGCCCCGCACGACTACTGCATCCCCAGCCAGCTGGCGATCTACCTCGGTCTGCCCGAACAACTGCGCGGGCTGTGCCCGGTGCAGCAGGACAAGACCTGGGGCAACATCGACTCGTTCACCCGGCGAACCGGCATTCCCACGCTGATCACCGAATTCGGCGACGGCGACGCCACGGTGCTGCGCAACACCCTCGTGCGCGCCGATGAACGATTCATCGGCTGGCAGTACTGGCACTACGCGTCGGGCTTCGACCCGGGCGGCAGCAAACCGGACCCGTTCCTCGGCGACATCGGGCGCGACCTCGTGCGCACCTACCCACGGGCGACCGCGGGCACACCGGGTCGGCTGATCTTCGATCCCGCCAATGGCGATTTCGCCTACCGGTACACGCCACGCGCGCTGTCCGTGCCGACCGAGATCTACGTCTCCGATCTGCACTACCCGAACGGTTACGAGATCCGCGTCGAAGGCGGCACCGTCACCTCGACGCCGGGGGCTCGGGTTGTCACCGTGGTAGGAAATGCCTCCTCAGCGGTCACGGTGTATATCAACCGACCGGGATCGAAGGGGGCCACGGTGCCGAACTGA
- the thrS gene encoding threonine--tRNA ligase: MYDHRKLGRELGLFDTDPLIGAGLPYWLPDGATVRHTLEEYIRTAERRAGYQHVYSPVLGKRQLYEISGHWSHYRDDMFPPMDSGGEQVVLRPSLCPHHAVIFRSRSHSYRELPLRMAELGGMYRSELSGVLGGLTRVRAIQLNDAHIFCTMDQVTEEAQAALQLIRRAYGALGISPTRYRLSLPGSSGKYVAAQEMWQRAIALLTEALDRSGLLYEAVEGEAAFYGPKIDVQFTDKNGHEFTLSTVQVDFHQPEQFDLHYVGADGAKHRPVMVHRSIVGSVERAVAHLIEQHGGAFPAWLAPTQVAILPISDAESPDAAALFERCLDLGVRAKIVRPDQGSLGARIRGVRLVPYQAVIGPKESANGHVALRLRDGRRINPQPVGDVLTRIDALIATHSLELWD, encoded by the coding sequence GTGTACGACCATCGGAAACTGGGCCGGGAACTCGGCCTGTTCGACACCGACCCGCTTATCGGTGCGGGACTGCCGTACTGGCTGCCCGATGGCGCGACCGTGCGGCACACCCTGGAGGAATACATCCGCACCGCGGAGCGGCGGGCGGGCTACCAGCACGTGTACTCACCCGTGCTGGGCAAACGTCAGCTGTACGAGATCTCCGGGCATTGGTCGCATTATCGCGACGACATGTTCCCGCCGATGGATTCGGGCGGCGAACAGGTCGTGCTGCGGCCGAGCCTGTGTCCGCACCACGCGGTGATATTCCGCTCCCGCTCGCACAGCTACCGCGAGCTGCCGCTGCGGATGGCCGAGCTGGGCGGGATGTACCGCTCCGAACTCTCCGGCGTGCTCGGCGGATTGACCAGGGTGCGGGCGATTCAGCTCAACGACGCACACATTTTCTGCACCATGGACCAGGTCACCGAGGAGGCGCAGGCCGCATTGCAGTTGATCCGCCGCGCGTATGGCGCGCTCGGCATCAGCCCGACCCGCTATCGGTTGTCATTGCCGGGGTCGAGCGGGAAATATGTTGCGGCTCAGGAGATGTGGCAGCGCGCGATCGCCCTGCTGACCGAGGCTCTGGACCGCTCCGGCCTGCTGTACGAGGCCGTCGAGGGGGAGGCCGCCTTCTACGGCCCGAAGATCGACGTGCAGTTCACCGACAAGAACGGCCATGAATTCACCCTGTCCACCGTCCAGGTCGACTTCCATCAGCCCGAGCAGTTCGACCTGCATTACGTCGGTGCCGATGGCGCGAAGCATCGGCCGGTCATGGTGCACCGCAGCATTGTCGGCAGTGTGGAACGCGCCGTCGCCCATCTGATCGAACAGCACGGCGGTGCGTTCCCCGCGTGGCTCGCTCCCACCCAAGTCGCGATACTCCCGATCTCCGATGCTGAATCACCCGACGCCGCAGCATTGTTCGAGCGATGCCTGGACCTCGGCGTACGAGCGAAGATAGTCCGACCGGACCAGGGCAGTTTGGGTGCCCGCATCCGTGGAGTCCGACTCGTGCCTTACCAAGCCGTTATCGGCCCGAAGGAATCAGCCAACGGCCATGTCGCACTACGACTGCGAGACGGACGTCGGATAAACCCGCAGCCCGTGGGCGATGTCCTCACCCGCATCGACGCACTTATCGCAACTCACAGCCTCGAGCTCTGGGACTGA
- a CDS encoding CaiB/BaiF CoA transferase family protein has translation MTDENRTLGVLSGIVVADFGRILAAPYLTMLLADLGAEVIKVERPGVGDDTRGWGPPFVDGQSTYFQSVNRNKTSVALDLRSEEGQRYARELVRRADIVVENFRPGTMAKFGLAYEQARALNPRLVYCSLSAFGGGKGAELPGYDLLIQAAGGLMSITGPRAGEPTKTGVAVVDVLAGLHATVGVLAALRHRDATGEGQLVEVNLLSSLLAGMVNQSAAYSLAGVVPTILGNRHPSIAPYEVFPTADLPLALAVGSDGQFTTLCEAIGAEQLAVDPRFIDNATRVAHVEVLAEQLGEILSTRPAADWEALLTPLGVPCGPVNDMAGAFTLADRLGLQPRISSGTADMPPLVANPITLSRNPVRYTNPPPALGSGTDRIRSWLDSDTEPREDAR, from the coding sequence ATGACCGACGAGAATCGAACGCTAGGCGTCCTGTCCGGGATTGTGGTCGCGGACTTCGGCAGGATCCTCGCCGCGCCCTACCTGACAATGCTGCTGGCCGACCTAGGCGCCGAGGTGATCAAGGTGGAACGGCCCGGCGTCGGTGACGACACCCGCGGCTGGGGGCCGCCGTTCGTGGACGGTCAGTCCACCTACTTCCAATCGGTGAATCGGAACAAGACGTCGGTAGCGCTCGACCTGCGCAGCGAGGAAGGGCAGCGCTATGCCAGGGAACTGGTGCGCCGAGCCGACATCGTGGTCGAGAACTTCCGGCCAGGCACCATGGCGAAGTTCGGACTGGCCTACGAACAGGCTCGCGCGCTCAATCCGCGGCTCGTCTACTGCTCGTTGTCCGCGTTCGGTGGCGGCAAGGGCGCTGAGCTGCCGGGCTACGACCTGTTGATCCAAGCCGCGGGCGGTCTGATGAGTATCACCGGGCCGCGGGCGGGGGAGCCGACCAAGACGGGTGTGGCGGTGGTCGACGTTCTCGCGGGTCTGCATGCGACGGTGGGAGTTCTTGCCGCACTTCGCCATCGCGACGCCACCGGCGAAGGACAGCTCGTCGAGGTCAATCTGCTGTCCAGTCTGCTGGCGGGCATGGTGAATCAAAGCGCGGCGTACTCGCTGGCGGGTGTCGTGCCCACCATCCTCGGCAACCGGCACCCTTCCATCGCCCCCTACGAAGTATTTCCCACCGCGGACCTACCCCTGGCGTTGGCCGTCGGCAGCGACGGACAATTCACGACGCTGTGCGAGGCGATCGGAGCCGAACAACTGGCCGTGGACCCGCGATTCATCGACAACGCCACGCGGGTCGCGCATGTCGAGGTGCTGGCCGAGCAGCTGGGCGAGATCTTGTCGACCCGTCCTGCCGCCGACTGGGAGGCGCTGCTCACCCCGCTCGGCGTCCCGTGTGGACCCGTCAACGATATGGCGGGAGCTTTCACACTCGCCGACCGGCTCGGTCTGCAACCCCGCATCTCGTCGGGCACTGCCGACATGCCACCGTTGGTCGCCAACCCGATCACCCTGTCTCGCAATCCAGTTCGCTACACAAACCCGCCGCCCGCGCTCGGTTCCGGAACCGACCGCATCCGCTCCTGGTTGGACAGCGACACCGAACCGAGGGAAGACGCGCGATAA
- a CDS encoding FAD-dependent oxidoreductase, which yields MLTSADITSQYTDASEDELRVLIVGAGIAGVTAAQLLRRAGRHPVLIERAHDDSHVGYMLALMPMIDPVLDELEVRPGYRDRSVPLRRFGLRAHSGRILRADSVDRILARFGDYRGIARGELIDALTPDGCPVGFGTTVTALTETPGAIVATLSRAGTHTELEFDLVVIADGLNSTTRHLVLAGREVDTLDTGWGGWVVWTPADSAPDLGEELWGAGFFLGTYPVLDRLGVFLGGPRADTDAGPGPFVDQVRRGLTTIDPRVERALQAVLDDPGRYYWPLTDCRAPAWTTGRSVLLGDAAAGFLPTAGLGAGMALESAWVLTRMLRRARPDTLEPLLRVYENTQRPRVEAAQNTSRRLARIMFRRSRTIALLRDVALRATSVEAALKPIQRLIDDRPDPEAAAARFAPAGRQR from the coding sequence ATGCTGACATCAGCGGATATCACCAGTCAGTACACGGATGCGAGCGAGGACGAACTGCGCGTGCTGATCGTCGGCGCGGGCATAGCGGGAGTCACCGCCGCGCAACTGCTGCGGCGTGCCGGGCGGCATCCGGTACTGATCGAGCGCGCCCACGACGACTCGCACGTCGGATACATGCTGGCGTTGATGCCGATGATCGATCCGGTGCTCGACGAGCTCGAGGTGCGGCCCGGTTATCGTGACCGTAGTGTTCCGTTGCGCCGCTTCGGTTTACGCGCGCATAGCGGCCGCATCCTGCGCGCGGACTCGGTGGATCGGATCCTCGCGCGATTCGGCGACTATCGCGGTATCGCCCGAGGCGAGCTGATCGATGCCCTGACGCCCGACGGTTGCCCAGTCGGCTTCGGCACCACCGTCACCGCGCTCACCGAGACCCCCGGCGCGATCGTTGCCACACTGTCCCGCGCGGGCACTCACACCGAGCTCGAATTCGATCTGGTGGTCATCGCCGACGGCCTGAACTCGACCACACGCCACTTGGTACTCGCCGGGCGCGAAGTCGACACGCTCGACACCGGATGGGGCGGCTGGGTCGTCTGGACGCCAGCCGACAGCGCGCCCGATCTCGGCGAAGAACTCTGGGGCGCAGGGTTTTTCCTGGGAACCTATCCCGTCCTGGACCGACTGGGCGTATTCCTCGGCGGCCCTCGCGCAGACACCGACGCAGGACCCGGCCCCTTCGTGGATCAGGTGCGCCGCGGGCTCACCACCATCGATCCCCGCGTCGAACGCGCGCTGCAGGCGGTGCTCGACGACCCCGGCCGTTACTACTGGCCGCTGACCGATTGCCGGGCACCCGCCTGGACCACCGGACGCAGCGTGCTCCTCGGCGACGCGGCAGCGGGCTTCCTGCCCACCGCCGGTCTCGGAGCCGGGATGGCGCTGGAATCGGCGTGGGTGCTGACCCGAATGCTGCGCCGAGCGCGGCCGGACACCCTCGAACCTCTGCTGCGCGTCTACGAGAACACCCAGCGCCCCCGAGTCGAGGCCGCGCAGAACACCTCCCGCCGCCTCGCTCGAATCATGTTCCGCCGCAGCAGAACAATCGCTCTTCTTCGCGATGTCGCCTTGCGGGCGACCAGCGTCGAGGCAGCGCTGAAACCGATCCAGCGCCTCATCGACGACCGCCCCGACCCCGAGGCAGCGGCAGCCCGATTCGCTCCGGCGGGACGTCAGCGCTGA
- a CDS encoding serine hydrolase domain-containing protein has protein sequence MTNPLDPAKLQTALETVHRAGMPGLFAEVRDGDETWRGAAGVADVATGRPVTADMRHRVGSITKTFTAAAVLQQVDEGEIGLDTPIGHYLPRLVPGERGAAITVRMLINHTSGLAEYLPHAYPSLAAFPAVAKTTPDSLDDHRFTRFDPTELIAMGVAAPATGTPGGTPGVYSNTNYLLLCQLLELTTGTSAEKCITRNVIERAGLRDTELPDGPYINGPHSLHYEAWFGMIEPPRDYSVFDMSWVGPSASLISTVADLNRFFGLLLAGEIISRSSLAQMQRTVPVISFEGKTLDYGLGLQKTAVPGHGTYWGHEGSVWGGGAISMISADGKRQVSIAVNLQRWNQLGSAQQPHPIDDALRALTQLALGG, from the coding sequence GTGACCAACCCCCTCGACCCCGCGAAGCTACAGACCGCCCTGGAGACCGTCCATCGCGCGGGCATGCCCGGCCTTTTCGCCGAGGTGCGCGACGGCGACGAAACCTGGCGCGGCGCAGCCGGAGTCGCCGATGTCGCCACCGGCCGCCCCGTCACGGCAGATATGCGACACCGCGTCGGCAGCATCACCAAGACATTCACCGCCGCCGCTGTGCTGCAGCAGGTCGACGAGGGCGAAATAGGGCTCGACACACCGATCGGCCACTACCTGCCACGGCTGGTTCCCGGCGAACGAGGTGCGGCGATCACGGTCCGGATGTTGATCAACCACACCAGCGGCCTCGCCGAATACCTCCCGCATGCTTACCCGTCCCTCGCGGCCTTCCCCGCCGTGGCGAAAACGACACCGGACAGCCTGGATGACCACCGGTTCACCCGGTTCGACCCGACCGAGCTGATCGCGATGGGCGTCGCGGCGCCTGCTACCGGGACTCCCGGCGGCACACCGGGGGTGTACTCGAACACCAATTACCTTCTCCTGTGCCAACTTCTGGAGTTGACAACCGGGACTTCGGCGGAGAAATGCATCACCCGCAACGTCATCGAGCGCGCCGGGCTGCGCGATACCGAACTACCGGACGGACCGTATATCAACGGGCCGCATTCCCTGCACTACGAGGCGTGGTTCGGCATGATCGAGCCGCCGCGCGACTACAGCGTCTTCGACATGTCATGGGTGGGCCCGTCGGCTTCGCTGATATCGACCGTCGCGGACCTGAACCGCTTCTTCGGTTTGCTGCTGGCGGGCGAAATCATCAGCCGATCGTCGCTGGCGCAGATGCAACGGACCGTCCCGGTCATCTCGTTCGAGGGAAAGACCCTCGATTACGGTCTCGGCCTGCAAAAGACGGCGGTGCCCGGTCACGGCACCTACTGGGGCCATGAGGGTTCCGTCTGGGGCGGCGGCGCGATCTCCATGATCAGTGCTGACGGCAAACGACAAGTGTCCATCGCGGTGAACCTGCAGCGATGGAACCAACTCGGCTCCGCGCAGCAACCCCACCCCATCGACGACGCACTTCGGGCTCTCACCCAGCTGGCATTGGGTGGTTGA
- a CDS encoding VOC family protein, with amino-acid sequence MTTPTIGSLLLSSTEPARLRDWYATAFALKVDHTPGDPGYDVLDFGGFYLMIDSRDDVGTTNPEPGRMILNVDVDDARAVAARIDDLGGQWLAELDDRDGSLFATAIDPDGNYIQLVQLSPQHRAAMTEGDK; translated from the coding sequence ATGACTACACCCACGATCGGCAGCCTGTTGTTGTCCAGCACCGAGCCCGCCCGTCTGCGTGACTGGTACGCAACGGCATTCGCGCTGAAGGTCGACCATACGCCCGGCGATCCCGGCTACGATGTGCTCGACTTCGGCGGCTTCTACTTGATGATCGACAGCCGCGACGACGTCGGAACCACCAACCCGGAGCCGGGCCGGATGATCTTGAACGTCGATGTGGACGATGCCAGAGCGGTCGCCGCTCGCATCGATGACCTCGGCGGGCAGTGGCTGGCCGAACTCGACGACCGCGACGGAAGCCTGTTCGCCACCGCGATCGACCCCGATGGAAATTACATCCAACTCGTTCAGTTGAGCCCGCAGCATCGCGCTGCTATGACCGAAGGGGACAAGTGA